The sequence below is a genomic window from Pleurocapsa sp. PCC 7327.
CGATCGCTCTCCTCAATGCGATCGTTGAGCGATTTATCTCCTGAGAACCAGATCGGAGTTTAGAGTTAAAGTCAGATCTGAGTTGGGATCGATGGAGATCAATTCAACTTTGCCACTGCCTAAAATCCATCCGGCTAGAGCGCCCAATCCCGCTCCACCCAAGACTTCTTCGATATCGATGTCGCCGAGAATTTCCGCCAGGACGGTAGCGGCAGCACCGCCAATGGCAGCGCCTTCGAGAATATCGTCTGCGCTGGCTCCTTTTTCGACGACTTCGGTTCTCTTGACGACTTTGGAAGTCGCATCGATCGATCGTTCTATCGTCCGTTCTCCCTCGCGATTGATGACGATCTTTTCGGCGACAAACTGCGAGCCGCCTTTTCTGGGTCGAAGTTCGCCAATAATTTCGCTTCCGGTGGGAATGAGAATTGCCCCCGCGCGATTTCTGATATTAGCAGCGACTTGTAACGTCAGCGGCGCAGTTTCATCCTTGGTCACCAAAATTTTTTCCGCCTTTTCGTATTTGACGGGAATTTGAGTTCCTTCAGGAATGACGACTCGACCTCGACGAGAAACGCTGTTAGAAGAATTTCTCGTCGGAAACAGTTGCGCAGAAGCAGGCGCAAATGAGATGATAGGAGCAAAAGCCATAATGCTCATCGTCAGAGCGATGAGGATAGAGGTTCTGGCTCGTGCGTTACGTTTTCGTTTGGACATCGGTAAGAGCCTCCTAAATGTCTCTTTAGCAAAAATAGAAGACGTTGTACCGCGATCGCTGGTTCCAGAGTAGAACACAGCCATCACCCCTCTAGCTTAGCGATAAGGAGGGACAAAAATCATGAGAAAATTCCCCCCGATCCTTACATTCGCCTTCGCACTAACAATGAATTGGGGTTTGCTTCCCCAAGTAAGCCTTAAAGCGCAAACTGGCATAGAAAGAGGTGCCACGGGTAGCGATCGCCCCTCGCAAGTTCCTCCGCAACCTGCCAGCCAACAGCTCGATTATAGAACTCCCCAGCAAATCTTTCTCAGGCGGACGAACAACGCGACGATTATGTGTGCCGAGACGAGTTCGGCACAGTGCGATCGCGTGATTCCCCAAGTCGAGTCGCTAGAAAATAATGAAACCCTCAATCGGCTTCGAGAATCAAGACAAGAAGCAGTAGGTAGCGATCGGCAACCCAACAACAAGTGACATCCTCTCCCGATAAATCGGGAGCTTCCTAACCTCACGATTAGGCATTCCTAGTTATTTCCATCACTGGAGTTTCGCTTCTTATCTAGAGCAGCCCCATGACTTACTCCCCGACAGACCGACGGACGCTCAAATGATGCGCCCGCAGGTGGCGCATCCGCGTCCTCAACTGCATAGGCGTTTTCGATTCCTGCGAGTCCCGCAGTACTCTTTATGTGTTGACCCAGATTCCATCAGTACTGCGGTTATGTTCGCAGACGAGGTGCGGGGGCGAACCTGCGTTACCATATTGAGCGCCGTCAGCGTAGAGTGTCTACGACCTGACGGCTGGTTCGCCCGTATATTCCTTTTGGCTCGGTTTGATTTCTGAGCTATTTCTAGCTTATATCACTTACTATTTCTAGCTTATATCACTTACATGGCAAACAATATGAAGATTTCAATAAGAATTATAAGTGCTGCCCGCGCTCTCATCCCACCGATAAATTAGGGGACTTCCCGCGCGGAAGAAGTTAGATGCCGATCGCGAGAAACCGATAACTAGCGATCGCGACCGCTAACATAGAGATTGGTTGTAACTATTCTGACGAGCTAATGCCAAAACAACGGATCAACCCAACCTACCTCCTAAGTGGCTCAGGAGCGCTCTTGCTAGCATTGCTAGGCTCGGTCTGGCTCAATCCTCAAGCCGTAGACTGGATAGAACAACGAACCTCCATCGATCTCGGCTCGGAGCGAACGTCGCACTCAGAAGAACTCAATCGACCGTCGGCTGTTTTAAATTTAACTACTTTACCAGCACAGGAAAGAGAGTCGCAACTCAAAGAAATTGCCTCATCGGGAAAATCCCTGCTAGACAGAAGTCGCGCTCGCTATCTCTTGGCATCGGACCTGATTAAAAAATACGAGGGAGGCCTAGCGCTGCAACAGTTAGAAGGATTGGAAGACAAATATCCGGTGCTGGCTCCCTACATTTTCCTCAAACGAGGTCGAGCCTACGAACTGACCAACGAAACGCAGCAAGCCACTGAAACCTGGCAGAAGCTGCTCGAAACCTATCCCCAGTCTCCCATCGCTGCCGAAGCGCTTTATAAATTAGGGCAATCGAATCCCGAATACTGGGATCGGGCGATCGCCCAATTTCCCCAACATCCGCGCACCCACGATATCATTCGCGAGCGTCTCAAAAAAAATCCCAAACAGCCCCAATTGATGCTGCTCCTGGTCAAATACGACCCCGACGGCGAAGGAAGCAATGCTATTCGCGATCGCCTCGTCAAAGAGTTTGGCAAGCAGTTAAAACCAGAAAATTGGAGCATGATTGCCGCGGGTTACTGGGAGACAGCCGAATATAAAAAAGCCGCCCAAGCTTATACGAAAGCCACTCCTACCCCCGAAAGCGCCTATCGCCTTGCCAGAAGTCTACAACTGTCTGACAAAATAGAAGAGGCAAAGAAAGCCTATCAACAACTAATTCAGAGATTTCCCAACGCTGAGGAAACCGGTTTGGGGTTGCGGCGTTTAGCCAGCCTCTCCAAACCTCAAGAAGCCGTCAAATATCTCGATCGCGTTACGAACAAATTTCCCAAAGAAACTCCAGAAGCCCTCCTCGAAAAAGCCAAACTTTTCGATACTCTCAACAATCAAAAAGCAGCCTCTCAAGCGCGACAGAAGTTGCTCTCTCAATACGCCAAATCCAATGCAGCAGCCGAATATCGTTGGCAGATTGCCCAACAGTATGCCGATGCCAGAGAATTGGTGAAAGCTTGGCAATGGGCGCAGCCGATTGCGACTAACAATGCTGAAAGTCCTCTAGCTCCCAAAGCGACTTTTTGGATCGGCAAGTGGGCGCAACAGCTCGGTCGCCAACAGGATGCCAAAGCCGCTTTCGAACATGTTCTGGCGCGCCATCCCCAATCCTATTACGCTTGGCGTGCTGCCGTCCTTTTAGGGTGGAATGTGGGCAATTTTAACAACGTGCGCCAGATGCAACCGACTCTCGTCAAACCGACGCTAAGACCAATGCCAACTGCAGGTTCGGAAACTTTTCGAGAACTCTATCGCCTCGGTTTAAACGACGAAGCTTGGACGCTGTTTCGTGCCGAAGTGCGCGATCCTTGGAAACTCACGGTAGACGAACAGTTTACCAAAGGGCTGCTCAAACTCGCCCAAGGCAAACATTTGCAAGGAATTAACAACGTTGGCACGCTACGCGATCGAAAAGACCCTCAAGATCGAAGCCAATGGCAAGCCTTGCGGCAAAAACCCGAATACTGGTACGCTCTCTTTCCTTTTCCGTTTTACCAATCTATTCTCTCTTGGTCGCAGCAGCGCCAGCTCAATCCCGTCCTAGTTACTTCTCTCATTCGCCAAGAATCCCGCTTTGAAACCGACATCCGCTCTCCTGTCGGAGCAGTTGGCTTGATGCAAGTCATGCCAGAAACCGGAGAATGGATTGCCAAGCAACTACAACTCAAGGAATATTCTCTGACCGATCCTCAAGACAACATCAAATTAGGAACTTGGTATCTCGACCACACCCATCAAGAGTACGACAATAATTCGCTTTTGGCGATCGCCAGTTACAATGCCGGTCCCGGAAATGTCGCTCAATGGCTGGAAAGATATCGCGCTAGCGATCCCGATGTTTTTGTCGAAAAAATTCCTTTTCGGGAGACTAAAGGCTACGTCGAGTCAGTGTTTGGGAATTACTGGAATTACTTGCGCATTTACGATCCTGAGATTGCTAATTTGCTCGCGCAATACACCGACCAACCATTTAATCCTCGATCGAATTAGAAGAAATTTTGGCATGGGTAAGCAAGCGGCGATCGCGATCGGGCAACCTTCAAGCCTTTGTGAGAAGTTGTTCGGTGCTGGCACTGTTCTTTCGCTGTAAAACAGATAACAGAAAGTTATGCTAGCCTAGTTGAGCTATCGAGTTTATCATTCTTGTTTAACCAAAACAATTCTTATGATGATTGACTCCCGATCGAGGAGACGAAAGAATTATCTCGCGTATGTTTCCAGAACTGACACTAACAGTCGAACAAGTGCTAGCCGCGCGAATATATTTATCTAAACTAACTCAAACTTTAGAATAGTTGACTAATGACGACAGATATTCAAACCGAATTAAAACAAGCAGTAGAACGGAGACGAAATTTTGCCATTATTTCCCACCCAGACGCAGGGAAAACAACCCTGACAGAAAAGCTTCTTCTCTACGGGGGTGCCATTCACCAAGCGGGTGCAGTAAAAGCAAGACGCGCACAACGCAAAGCCACGTCTGACTGGATGGCGATGGAACAGCAGCGGGGAATCTCTATCACTTCAACGGTGTTGCAATTCGATTACAACAATTATCAGATTAACCTGTTAGATACGCCGGGACACCAAGACTTTAGCGAAGATACCTATCGGACTCTGGCGGCGGCAGATAATGCAGTGATGTTAATCGACGCGGCAAAAGGTTTGGAACCGCAGACGCGAAAACTGTTTGAAGTTTGTAAAATGCGATCGCTGCCCATTTTTACTTTTATCAACAAACTCGATCGCCCCGGACGCGAACCGTTAGAATCGATCGATGAAATCGAGCAAGAATTAAGGTTACAAACCTATGCTGTCAATTGGCCCATCGGGATAGGCGATCGCTTTAAAGGCATATTCGATCGCCGCCAACAAGCTATACACCTGTTTGAGCGTCGCGCCCACGGCAGCCAGCAAGCTGAAGAAAGGGTGATAAGCCTCGGCGACCCCAAAATTGAAGAATATCTCGAGCGAGACCTCTATTACCAGCTTAAAGAAGATTTAGAACTTCTTTCCGAACTGGGCGGAGAGTTAGATTTAGAAGCCGTTCATGCCGGACAAATGACCCCAGTTTTCTTTGGCAGTGCCATGACTAATTTTGGGGTTCGGCTATTTCTGGAAGCCTTTCTAGAGTATGCCCTAAAACCGGGCGGGCGCAATTCTTCCCTTGGCGTTCTCGATCCGATTTATCCAGAGTTCACGGGATTCGTCTTCAAACTGCAAGCGAATATGGATCCCAAACATCGGGATAGAGTTGCTTTTATTCGCGTTTGCACCGGAAAGTTTGAAAAAGACATGACGGTAAACCACGCGCGAACGGGTAAAACAATACGCCTCTCTCGTCCTCAAAAACTCTTTGCCCAGGATCGCGAGTCGATTGAAACTGCCTATCCAGGAGACGTAATCGGATTGAATAACCCAGGTGTATTCGCGATCGGCGACACGATATACAATGGCAAAAAGTTGGAATACGAAGGCATCCCCTGCTTCTCTCCCGAACTGTTTGCCTACCTAAAAAATCCCAATCCGTCTAAATTCAAGCAATTTCAAAAAGGCATTCAGGAGTTGCGCGAAGAAGGCGCAGTTCAGATTATGTATTCGATGGATGATTTCAAGCGCGATCCGATTTTAGCTGCAGTAGGACAGTTACAGTTTGAAGTCGTCCAGTTTCGCATGCAAAACGAGTATGGCGTAGAAACTACCATAGAACCCTTACCCTATAACTTAGCCCGTTGGGTGGCAGGCGGTTGGGACGCGATCGAAAAGGCAGGGAGAATATTCAATACGCTTACTGTCAAAGATAATTGGGGTCGTCCCGTGTTGCTGTTTAAGAATGAGTGGAATTTGCAGCAAGTCAAAGAAGACCTCCCAGAATTGCAATTAAATGCGATCGCACCTGTAGGTTCGGGATTGCAACCGGAGAGTTATTCGACATAACTGGCATCCGAATCAATGATGACGGCTCTGATTGGCCCACTCCACAAAGGTCTGTCGCAAGAAGATGGGACAACTCCATCGCCAAGGCACCCAATTCTTTTTACCGCTACTCTCTCTAACAGGGGCAATGCCGAAGTAGCACATCATTTGTTGAGCACTGTTAAAACGCGACCTGCCTTCACCAAAAGCTGCTAGCAGTCGAGGAGCCAGATGCTCTCCAGCACCGGGAAGGGCTGCAAACCAGTCTGCATCAGGAAGTGCCGTGAAGCAGCGATCGAACTTGAGTGTCAGTGTCAGTTCCGTTAAGCGCAGGAGTAAAGGCTTCAACTGACCGATCGAGGTTGGCACTAGCCATTGCATGGGTTCGACAATGCCTGGGCCTTCCGTTAACGGAATGCCAGAGGCAGCAATTTGTTCAATCCGACGAGTAATGGCACTGCGACGAATCACGTGATGAACCCGAAAAAACTGGGTTAACTCTGCTACGGTTGCCGCTTGAGCTGCCTTGAGACTGGGATAACGCTCCAGAAACTCACAAAATACCTGCGTGTCTTTGTCCTCCAACCAATCAAGCACTTGTGGGTAGTAGTTCTTGAGCGCCGAGGTGATGCGGTTGGTTAATCGTACCTTCTCGCCCACCAGCATTCGTCTAGACTCGACCCACTGCCGTAATGCTCGCATCTGGCTACTCTCTGGTTGCCATGCTGGAATCTTGTCTTGATGCTTCCGCAGCAACTCCACTAAAATCCGAGCATCGATGGGGTCTGACTTAGCACGAGAGGATTGAAAGGCTTTCCGGTAATTGGAAACTGTGCGAGGGTTAATCGGATAAAGGACAAGGTTTTCGTACTGACATAGGGCATAAATGAGGGATCCGCGTTTCTGCTCCAGACACACAGCCAGTGGAGTGTTCCCATAGCGCTTTCGTAATCCCTCTACCCAGGCTTGGATAGCATCTGGTTGTGAGCCAATTACAGATTCTTCTGCTGCACCAGTGGCACAGTCGTAAAGATAGATGTCGTGTTTACGGTCAGACCAATCAATGCTGATGTAAGCAGCATATGCATCCTGATTCATAGTATTATTCTCGAACTACAGTTGGTGATGCAACTGGGAATGCTTCTGCTCAAAGCGAAAAGATTATGGAAGGTGTAGCCGCACCGTCCTCTGAGGGTTCGTTATTGAGAGAAGCACAGGGTGGGGCGAGTCGATATGTTAGTAGACATTCAATGTCGCCCGATGCATAGTCGTCTCCCACCCTGCCCCCCAGTCTTGAAACTGAGTTTATATCTTTTGCCTCAGTCCCGTCCTCCCATAAAGTCGCTGCATCCGACCAGATAAAAGTTATTTGCTGAGAGCCAAGGGGTATTGGCGGCGGGTGAGCTTAATCGTTAGGCAGAATTAAACTCAAAGGAAAATGAGAAGTGCAAGATTGTGACCGAATCCTGGTGTATCTTACTTTCAGGCTGATTTCTCCGACCAAAACCAATCTCGCCATTTGATTTCTGAGGTTCTGTCGCATCATGGCTGGCTAGATGTATTGGTTAATAATGCAGGAAAAATTTAGTTGGATTATCTCAATGAACAATACTGGTTTCACCATTAGGACGGTCAATTAGAGTAATTCCCATTTGTTGTAATTGTTCCCTAAGGCGATCGCTTTTGGCATAATCTTTTACTTTTCTCGCTTCATTTCGTTGTTGAATCAGTCTGGTAATTTCTGCTTCGTCGAAGTTATGAGTATCTTCTAAGTTGACTTCAGATTTAGCCTCTAAACCTAAAACCCCTGCCAAATGAACTAAAGTTTGCCATTGCTGTTGTAATTCTTCGATACCAGTATCGGTTTTACCTTCATGGGTGAAAAGATTTCCTTCCCGACGTAGATTTTTAGCTAGTTCAAACAAAACAGCTAATCCCCCAGGAGAGTTAAAATCATCGTCCATTGCTGCTTTAAATTGTTCTATGACAGTAGAATCGAGTTCTTGGTTTTTCTTCCAACCTAATTTATTGCCATATTTTTCCCCAAAGAGTAAACCTTGCTGTAAAGTTTGCCAACCATTGGTTGCTGAGATAATAGCCTCTTCAGTAAAATCTAATGGTTTGCGGTAATGTGCCTGTAAAACAAATAATCTAATTACCATCGGATCGAGGGGACGATTTAATAACTCGCGAATGGTCGTAAAGTTACCCAAAGACTTGGACATCTTCTCGCCATTCACCGTTACCATGCCATTATGCAGCCAGTATTTAGCCAGGGGTTTACCATTGGCAGCCTCCGACTGGGCAATTTCATTTTCATGATGGGGAAAGACCAAATCGCTTCCACCGCCATGAATATCGATGGTTTCTCCTAACAATGCCCTAACCATCGCCGAACATTCGATATGCCATCCAGGACGACCTTTTCCCCAAGGAGAATCCCAAGCAGGTTCTCCTAGTTTGGCACTTTTCCAGAGGGCAAAATCTGAAGGATGTTTTTTACTGCTATTTGCAGAATCGCTAACTGCTACTCTACCACTAGCCCCCGCTTGCATCATTGACTGAGTACGTCCAGAGAGTTTGCCATATTCTGTAAAAGCTTGGACATTGAAGTAAGCGTCTCCATCCACAACATAGGCATAGTTTTTATCTAGCAAGATCTGAATTAATTGTTGAATCCCAGAGATATTATCGGTGACGCGGGGATATTCATCTGCATCCATGACATTTAAGGGACGGATATCTTCAAAGTAAGCTTTGATAAAACGTTCCGAGATATCCGCCATAGAAACCCCTTCCTGTTGGGCGCGCTTGAGAATCTTATCATCAATATCGGTAAAGTTCTGCACGTAGGTTACTTCATATCCCCGCCATTGCAGATAGCGACGTACCATATCCCAAACAATATAGGAACGGGCATGACCTAAATGGCAATAATCATAGACAGTCACGCCACAGCAATACATAGTCACTTTTCCTGGTTCAAGAGGAATAAATGGTTCGAGACGACGGGTTTGGGTATTGTAGATTTTAAGAGCCATTTTTTTATAATGTGATTATGTAATCTGGGCTATTACTGTCTAAAGCTTGGTAGAGGTCGGGAAAACAACCTACTTGCACTCCTTCTACTGTATTTTGAGGCGTACAATTTCCTGGTTCTCCTTGAGCAAGACCTCTTTCTAAAGCACAGCGATCGCACAACATCAGTAACATCCCAGAAGCTTTAGCTAGTTTAGCCAAACGCTCTCCCATGGAGTCTCCCTTTCTTAAAAGATAAGTATTATCGTCGAAGAAAAACATTCCCACCACTTCTGCACCGTGGTTATTTTCTTCTAGTTGAGGCAAAATCATTTGACCTAGTTTGTAACTAGCTGTATGTCCTGACGTACTAAAGATATAAGCAACTTTCATAGTTATCGATTTATTAGAATGATAATCATTATTATAATAAATCCGGTTAAACAACCATATTGTTTGTACGGGCGAGTTTAGCAAAAAAAAGTTATTTGCACCAAAACGCTGAAGTCGATCTAATACTTGCCAAGGTGGGGTTTGGGGAGTGAGTTCGTCGTTGACACTAATACTACTGCCATGAATTAACAAGCAATCGAGCTGGTTGAGTGGCAAAACTCAAATCGCCCTCACCCCAACGCCTCTCCCAGAGCGAGAGAGGAGCTTTCAACTTAAGACTTTGGACTGAAGTCCCTTCGCCCCTTGTGGGAGAAGGGATTTAGGGATGAGGGACAAAGATTTGTCAGCCAACCAGGCAATCGAGTTCAAAAAAAACCGAAATCCAGACTTCACAACCATTGAACCGTCTCGCGAGAAATCGATTGCCAAAGCAATTTAACCCCTCCACTTAAAATTGCTCATATTTAAGCGATTAGCTTGTCACGCTGCTGCCGTTTTGTTGGTTTTTTATAATAATGATTATCATTGTCGATTAACAATTCTCATCGATGCTCAAAGAATCTTCGCTATCCCCCTATCAGGGGGACAAGTCGAGAACAATCATTACTGTCCGGGGGATCGCTCCCGCGTACGCGTCGGTTCGCAATTAGTCAGCAGCTCTGAGTGTAAGGTTTTTTCATTAAGCATCTGTAGCGTTCTTTTTTAAAAGTAGTATAAGTCAGACGAAGAAGAAAAGCCATTAAAGATTTCTATGAAGAAGATATCGTTACCTACCTACATCGATCTAGCAATTGTGGGTGCGGGGCCGCAAGCACTAACTTTGGTAACTCATCTACTGCAAAAACGGGCTAAATTCAGGAATCGGTTTTTGGTATTCGATCCCAGTGGAACTTGGTTGAATCAATGGCGACATCAATTTGCTGCTCAGAAAATCCCTCATTTGCGATCGCCTGCGGTTCACCATCCCGATCCCAATCCCCATGCCTTAAGAACGTTTGCCGAACATCGCCCTCACGAACTGTTTCCTCCCTACGATTTACCAGGAACGCAGTTATTTGAGGATTTTTGCGCGGAAGTAATTCGCCGATGGCAATTGGAAAATTGCATCTATCCAGAAAAAGTAGTCGAGATTCTGCCTCAGAAACATCGGTTTCAATTAATTTTAGCGGCAGGAGAATCGATAATTGCGCGTCGAGTCGTTTTAGCAACGGGAAAGGGGATTCCTCAGCTTCCTGAGTGGGTCAATCGAATTCCCTCTCC
It includes:
- a CDS encoding transglycosylase SLT domain-containing protein; translated protein: MPKQRINPTYLLSGSGALLLALLGSVWLNPQAVDWIEQRTSIDLGSERTSHSEELNRPSAVLNLTTLPAQERESQLKEIASSGKSLLDRSRARYLLASDLIKKYEGGLALQQLEGLEDKYPVLAPYIFLKRGRAYELTNETQQATETWQKLLETYPQSPIAAEALYKLGQSNPEYWDRAIAQFPQHPRTHDIIRERLKKNPKQPQLMLLLVKYDPDGEGSNAIRDRLVKEFGKQLKPENWSMIAAGYWETAEYKKAAQAYTKATPTPESAYRLARSLQLSDKIEEAKKAYQQLIQRFPNAEETGLGLRRLASLSKPQEAVKYLDRVTNKFPKETPEALLEKAKLFDTLNNQKAASQARQKLLSQYAKSNAAAEYRWQIAQQYADARELVKAWQWAQPIATNNAESPLAPKATFWIGKWAQQLGRQQDAKAAFEHVLARHPQSYYAWRAAVLLGWNVGNFNNVRQMQPTLVKPTLRPMPTAGSETFRELYRLGLNDEAWTLFRAEVRDPWKLTVDEQFTKGLLKLAQGKHLQGINNVGTLRDRKDPQDRSQWQALRQKPEYWYALFPFPFYQSILSWSQQRQLNPVLVTSLIRQESRFETDIRSPVGAVGLMQVMPETGEWIAKQLQLKEYSLTDPQDNIKLGTWYLDHTHQEYDNNSLLAIASYNAGPGNVAQWLERYRASDPDVFVEKIPFRETKGYVESVFGNYWNYLRIYDPEIANLLAQYTDQPFNPRSN
- the prfC gene encoding peptide chain release factor 3, which translates into the protein MTTDIQTELKQAVERRRNFAIISHPDAGKTTLTEKLLLYGGAIHQAGAVKARRAQRKATSDWMAMEQQRGISITSTVLQFDYNNYQINLLDTPGHQDFSEDTYRTLAAADNAVMLIDAAKGLEPQTRKLFEVCKMRSLPIFTFINKLDRPGREPLESIDEIEQELRLQTYAVNWPIGIGDRFKGIFDRRQQAIHLFERRAHGSQQAEERVISLGDPKIEEYLERDLYYQLKEDLELLSELGGELDLEAVHAGQMTPVFFGSAMTNFGVRLFLEAFLEYALKPGGRNSSLGVLDPIYPEFTGFVFKLQANMDPKHRDRVAFIRVCTGKFEKDMTVNHARTGKTIRLSRPQKLFAQDRESIETAYPGDVIGLNNPGVFAIGDTIYNGKKLEYEGIPCFSPELFAYLKNPNPSKFKQFQKGIQELREEGAVQIMYSMDDFKRDPILAAVGQLQFEVVQFRMQNEYGVETTIEPLPYNLARWVAGGWDAIEKAGRIFNTLTVKDNWGRPVLLFKNEWNLQQVKEDLPELQLNAIAPVGSGLQPESYST
- a CDS encoding IS110 family transposase; its protein translation is MNQDAYAAYISIDWSDRKHDIYLYDCATGAAEESVIGSQPDAIQAWVEGLRKRYGNTPLAVCLEQKRGSLIYALCQYENLVLYPINPRTVSNYRKAFQSSRAKSDPIDARILVELLRKHQDKIPAWQPESSQMRALRQWVESRRMLVGEKVRLTNRITSALKNYYPQVLDWLEDKDTQVFCEFLERYPSLKAAQAATVAELTQFFRVHHVIRRSAITRRIEQIAASGIPLTEGPGIVEPMQWLVPTSIGQLKPLLLRLTELTLTLKFDRCFTALPDADWFAALPGAGEHLAPRLLAAFGEGRSRFNSAQQMMCYFGIAPVRESSGKKNWVPWRWSCPIFLRQTFVEWANQSRHH
- the cysS gene encoding cysteine--tRNA ligase — its product is MALKIYNTQTRRLEPFIPLEPGKVTMYCCGVTVYDYCHLGHARSYIVWDMVRRYLQWRGYEVTYVQNFTDIDDKILKRAQQEGVSMADISERFIKAYFEDIRPLNVMDADEYPRVTDNISGIQQLIQILLDKNYAYVVDGDAYFNVQAFTEYGKLSGRTQSMMQAGASGRVAVSDSANSSKKHPSDFALWKSAKLGEPAWDSPWGKGRPGWHIECSAMVRALLGETIDIHGGGSDLVFPHHENEIAQSEAANGKPLAKYWLHNGMVTVNGEKMSKSLGNFTTIRELLNRPLDPMVIRLFVLQAHYRKPLDFTEEAIISATNGWQTLQQGLLFGEKYGNKLGWKKNQELDSTVIEQFKAAMDDDFNSPGGLAVLFELAKNLRREGNLFTHEGKTDTGIEELQQQWQTLVHLAGVLGLEAKSEVNLEDTHNFDEAEITRLIQQRNEARKVKDYAKSDRLREQLQQMGITLIDRPNGETSIVH
- a CDS encoding SaoD/DsrE family protein, encoding MKVAYIFSTSGHTASYKLGQMILPQLEENNHGAEVVGMFFFDDNTYLLRKGDSMGERLAKLAKASGMLLMLCDRCALERGLAQGEPGNCTPQNTVEGVQVGCFPDLYQALDSNSPDYIITL